In Sulfuricurvum sp. IAE1, one DNA window encodes the following:
- a CDS encoding efflux RND transporter permease subunit yields the protein MFSKYFINRPVLSVVIGIIIMLLGFAAIKSLPISQLPNLTPPTVVVTAKYPGADAETIANNILTPLESQIAGADGLMYMSSKAAALPGTGTITCTFNIGVNQDMAAVDVQNRINSVLAQLPQTTRDLGVTVEKRTSDILLIVAITSPDGSYDSTQISNYISSNLLDEIKKIPGAGRSQIFGQRDYAMRIWLNPDKMASLGVSAAEIAAAIRDQNLQVSPGRLGQSPTADEQMWTMQLTSKGRFSTPEEFANIIIRAKNDGSMIRLRDVARVELGAQNYEFFGRVNGKPAAMIGIFADVNANALDTSAAVEAKMEKLAKKFPAGITYDIPYNTTDFVQISIDEVVKTLIEGIILVSLVIYLFLQSTRAAMIPILSIPISLTGAFIGMYLLGYSINTLTLFGLVLAIGIVVDDAIVVVENMERILQTEKISPREAAIKAMMQISGPVIAIVLVMCAVFIPATFLGGMTGQLYKQFAATIAISVVFSGFMALTFAPAIGAQILKYHDKEPAAFFRWFNRAFGRMTEGYVRRSAFMIRKAAIFGVIYLTTYGFIAYFHKTLPTAFLPMEDQGYFITSVNLPEGATANRTLEVVKQVEGILAQQEGVYKYTAITGLNILTFSQEPNSAVVFTRLKSWDERPGKELSVFGILNALGPKLGAIQEAKVFAMPPPPIRGMGASDMFSLRLLQPGDNNVSRHAAATNEFVNTLRAEPGIKMPFTTMNVNTPTLSVEVDREKAKSLGLSINDVFGTLQATIGTMYVNQFDRNGKTYWVQMQSDSSYRATPEDIGRAWVRSSSGMLVPLSSVVTVKMSSAPSSIEHFNGVLSTTIMGSPSPGYSSGDIIKTIEHKADTVLPVTASYDWEGLYLQEKLVGSKAFIIVAFALVMVYLILAALYERWVLPISIMLAVPYGIMGAYAVVWVIPWLNNNVYFQIGLLTLIALSAKNAILVVEFAEEQRQMGKSIYDATMEAARLRYRPMMMTSFAFLAGMLPLIFSSGAGAAGRFSIGVAMFGGMMAATFIERYFIPFLYYWVATAHEKFNARKGVSHE from the coding sequence ATGTTTTCCAAATACTTTATCAACCGGCCGGTCCTCTCCGTCGTCATCGGTATCATCATCATGCTGCTGGGATTTGCGGCGATCAAGAGCCTGCCGATCTCGCAGCTGCCCAATCTAACCCCTCCGACCGTCGTCGTTACGGCCAAATACCCCGGGGCCGACGCCGAAACGATCGCAAACAACATCCTCACCCCCCTCGAATCACAGATCGCCGGGGCTGACGGGCTTATGTACATGTCCTCCAAAGCCGCGGCATTGCCCGGAACGGGGACCATTACGTGTACGTTCAACATCGGCGTCAACCAGGACATGGCGGCCGTCGACGTCCAAAACCGGATTAACTCCGTCCTCGCCCAGCTGCCGCAAACCACCCGCGACCTGGGTGTAACCGTCGAAAAACGGACGTCCGATATTCTGCTGATCGTGGCGATCACTTCGCCCGATGGCAGCTACGATTCGACCCAGATCAGCAACTACATCTCCTCCAATCTCCTCGACGAGATCAAAAAGATCCCCGGTGCGGGACGCAGCCAGATCTTCGGACAGCGCGATTACGCCATGCGCATCTGGCTCAATCCCGACAAAATGGCTTCTTTGGGGGTCAGCGCCGCCGAAATCGCCGCCGCGATCCGTGACCAGAACCTCCAGGTCTCTCCGGGGCGGCTGGGGCAGTCGCCCACGGCGGACGAGCAGATGTGGACGATGCAGCTCACCTCAAAAGGGCGGTTCTCTACCCCCGAAGAGTTTGCCAATATCATCATACGGGCCAAAAACGACGGGTCGATGATCCGGCTGCGTGACGTCGCACGGGTCGAACTCGGAGCGCAGAATTACGAATTTTTCGGACGGGTGAACGGCAAACCGGCCGCCATGATCGGGATTTTCGCCGACGTCAACGCCAATGCCCTCGACACCTCCGCGGCGGTCGAAGCGAAAATGGAAAAACTGGCCAAAAAATTCCCCGCCGGCATCACCTACGACATCCCCTACAATACGACCGATTTCGTTCAGATTTCGATCGACGAGGTAGTCAAAACGCTGATCGAGGGGATCATCCTCGTCAGCCTCGTCATCTACCTGTTCTTGCAAAGCACCCGTGCGGCGATGATCCCGATCCTTTCGATCCCGATCTCGCTGACGGGAGCTTTCATCGGGATGTACCTGCTGGGCTATTCGATCAATACCCTCACCCTGTTCGGGCTGGTACTGGCGATCGGGATCGTCGTCGACGATGCCATCGTCGTTGTCGAGAATATGGAACGGATACTCCAGACCGAAAAAATATCCCCGCGCGAAGCGGCGATCAAGGCGATGATGCAGATTTCCGGACCCGTCATCGCGATCGTTCTGGTTATGTGTGCGGTGTTTATCCCTGCGACCTTCCTGGGAGGGATGACCGGACAGCTCTACAAACAGTTTGCCGCGACCATCGCGATCTCGGTCGTTTTCTCGGGCTTCATGGCGCTGACCTTTGCTCCGGCGATCGGGGCGCAGATCCTGAAATACCATGACAAGGAACCGGCCGCTTTCTTCCGCTGGTTTAACCGCGCGTTCGGACGCATGACCGAAGGGTACGTCCGCCGTTCGGCGTTCATGATCCGCAAAGCGGCGATTTTCGGGGTGATTTACCTCACCACGTACGGGTTCATCGCCTATTTCCATAAAACCCTTCCGACCGCCTTTTTGCCGATGGAAGACCAGGGGTACTTCATTACCAGCGTCAATCTTCCCGAAGGGGCGACGGCCAACCGTACCCTCGAAGTGGTCAAACAGGTCGAAGGGATTTTGGCGCAGCAAGAGGGGGTCTACAAATACACGGCCATCACGGGGCTCAACATCCTCACCTTTTCGCAGGAGCCCAATTCGGCCGTCGTCTTTACCCGGCTCAAATCGTGGGATGAGCGTCCGGGTAAAGAGCTCTCGGTTTTCGGCATTCTCAACGCGCTGGGACCCAAGCTGGGTGCCATTCAGGAGGCCAAAGTGTTCGCGATGCCCCCTCCGCCGATTCGGGGGATGGGAGCGTCGGATATGTTCAGCCTCCGGCTGCTGCAGCCGGGCGACAACAACGTCAGCCGCCATGCCGCCGCAACCAACGAATTCGTCAATACCCTGAGGGCCGAACCGGGGATCAAGATGCCCTTTACGACGATGAACGTCAACACCCCCACCCTCTCGGTCGAAGTGGACCGCGAAAAAGCCAAATCGCTGGGGCTCTCGATCAATGACGTCTTCGGAACGCTTCAGGCGACGATCGGAACGATGTACGTCAACCAGTTCGACCGTAACGGCAAAACCTACTGGGTACAGATGCAATCAGACAGTTCCTATCGGGCCACCCCCGAAGACATCGGTCGCGCATGGGTCCGCTCGAGCAGCGGGATGCTCGTCCCGCTCTCGAGCGTCGTGACGGTCAAAATGTCGAGCGCGCCTTCGTCGATCGAACACTTTAACGGTGTACTCAGTACCACCATCATGGGCTCACCCTCACCGGGCTACAGTTCCGGGGACATCATCAAAACGATCGAGCACAAAGCCGACACCGTGTTGCCCGTAACCGCCAGCTACGACTGGGAAGGGCTGTATCTACAGGAAAAACTGGTCGGTTCCAAGGCCTTCATCATTGTCGCGTTCGCACTGGTGATGGTCTACCTGATCCTCGCGGCACTCTACGAGCGCTGGGTTCTGCCGATCTCGATCATGCTCGCCGTTCCCTACGGAATCATGGGGGCGTACGCGGTCGTCTGGGTCATTCCGTGGCTGAACAACAACGTCTATTTCCAGATCGGACTGCTCACCCTGATTGCCCTCTCGGCGAAAAACGCGATCCTCGTCGTCGAATTCGCCGAAGAGCAGCGCCAGATGGGCAAAAGCATTTACGACGCCACGATGGAAGCGGCACGCCTGCGTTACCGTCCGATGATGATGACCTCCTTTGCGTTCCTCGCCGGGATGCTTCCGCTCATCTTCAGCTCCGGTGCGGGTGCCGCGGGACGGTTCTCGATCGGGGTGGCGATGTTCGGCGGTATGATGGCCGCGACGTTCATTGAACGTTACTTCATCCCGTTCCTCTATTACTGGGTGGCGACGGCACACGAAAAATTCAATGCGCGCAAAGGGGTATCCCATGAATAA
- a CDS encoding c-type cytochrome, giving the protein MKYLAAIACSLLLIGCGDSAQTENASAVPGETNVTTEANVSETNQSSVGQTAAEVASPVAVPAPASKPQPEPKAAEPVAKAPAPAKTAAPAPAKAPTSVAVDGGALFGQKCATCHGTKAEKPALGKSQVIAGWSAQQVKEALKGYQAGTYGKEMKALMQGQVKGLDDAQIDALGKHISSL; this is encoded by the coding sequence ATGAAATACCTTGCCGCCATTGCCTGTTCCCTGTTGTTGATCGGATGCGGTGATTCAGCCCAGACCGAAAATGCTTCTGCCGTACCCGGCGAAACCAACGTAACGACGGAAGCAAACGTCTCCGAAACCAATCAGAGCTCTGTCGGCCAAACGGCTGCCGAGGTTGCGAGCCCGGTTGCCGTTCCGGCACCGGCAAGCAAACCGCAACCTGAGCCGAAAGCCGCGGAACCCGTTGCCAAAGCGCCTGCTCCTGCAAAAACGGCCGCGCCCGCGCCAGCAAAAGCTCCAACTTCCGTAGCCGTGGACGGCGGTGCGCTGTTCGGCCAGAAATGCGCTACGTGCCACGGCACAAAAGCCGAAAAACCGGCACTGGGAAAATCGCAGGTAATCGCGGGATGGAGTGCACAGCAGGTCAAAGAGGCACTCAAAGGGTATCAGGCGGGGACGTACGGTAAAGAGATGAAAGCATTGATGCAAGGACAGGTCAAAGGGCTTGACGACGCACAGATCGATGCGCTCGGCAAACACATCTCA
- a CDS encoding efflux transporter outer membrane subunit — MNKQIAYGSLALSLLLGGCTIGPDYVKPPMSAPEAFRDTNGTASVQTQWWKGFNDPKLSEAVETSLRANYDLHASQARVDALLGKFDQAKSYLYPQINGNGSLTRKGVYDATGPNLREGVSSTYAASLSLASYEIDLFGKVRRANEAARALLLSSVYAKETLSLSVATAVAASYFKLASLRSQIELAKENLSISRELYDMTGLKYRHGVIDESSYLQAESEYESAKATLSQLEASKIAEEAVFNVLLGRNPQGVQTAALESIALPSVPAAIPSTLLARRPDVASAEQDLVAANAQIGIAKAAYFPSFKLTGMLGVQSLELSDFVANPTKLWEIAPSVSVPLFSAGRIAGEIKTAEAEYNATLSTYRKTVISAFNDTDSALGQNAKAAEQIAYQHKRSEAIARALKQAKLRYQVGSISYSEMLIVQQQWLSARQSYLVAKQNGLTAAANLYKTLGGGWDEKISPLTLDYYPSGR, encoded by the coding sequence ATGAATAAACAGATCGCCTACGGCTCGCTGGCCCTCTCCTTGCTGCTGGGAGGGTGCACCATCGGTCCCGATTACGTCAAACCTCCCATGTCCGCTCCCGAAGCATTCCGCGATACCAACGGCACCGCATCCGTGCAGACGCAATGGTGGAAGGGTTTCAACGACCCCAAACTCAGCGAAGCGGTCGAAACCTCCCTGCGGGCCAACTACGACCTGCACGCATCCCAGGCACGCGTCGATGCGCTGCTGGGAAAATTCGATCAGGCCAAGTCGTACCTCTACCCGCAAATCAACGGCAACGGTTCGCTAACCCGCAAAGGGGTCTACGACGCTACGGGGCCAAACCTGCGCGAAGGGGTAAGCTCTACCTATGCCGCGTCGCTCTCGCTGGCGAGCTACGAAATCGACCTTTTCGGCAAAGTCCGGCGCGCCAACGAAGCGGCACGGGCCCTTTTGCTCTCCAGCGTTTACGCCAAGGAAACGCTGAGCCTCTCGGTCGCCACCGCCGTCGCGGCGTCGTATTTCAAACTTGCGTCGCTGCGCAGCCAGATCGAGCTGGCGAAGGAAAACCTCTCGATCAGCCGCGAGCTTTACGACATGACGGGGCTCAAATACCGCCACGGCGTGATCGATGAAAGCAGCTATCTGCAGGCCGAATCGGAATACGAAAGCGCCAAGGCGACTCTTTCGCAGCTTGAAGCCTCTAAAATCGCCGAAGAAGCGGTATTCAACGTTTTGCTGGGGCGCAATCCCCAGGGGGTCCAAACCGCGGCATTGGAATCGATCGCCCTCCCCTCCGTTCCCGCCGCGATCCCGAGCACTCTCCTTGCACGGCGCCCCGACGTCGCCTCGGCCGAACAGGACCTCGTCGCCGCCAATGCCCAGATCGGCATTGCCAAAGCAGCCTATTTCCCCAGTTTCAAACTGACGGGAATGCTGGGAGTACAGAGCCTGGAACTGAGCGATTTCGTCGCCAATCCCACCAAACTGTGGGAAATCGCCCCGTCGGTATCGGTACCGCTCTTTAGCGCCGGCCGTATCGCCGGAGAGATCAAAACCGCCGAAGCCGAATACAATGCCACGCTCTCAACGTATCGCAAGACGGTGATCAGCGCGTTCAACGACACCGACAGCGCCCTGGGGCAAAACGCCAAGGCGGCCGAACAGATCGCCTACCAGCACAAACGCTCCGAGGCGATCGCACGCGCGCTCAAACAGGCCAAACTCCGTTATCAGGTAGGAAGCATTTCCTACTCGGAAATGTTGATCGTCCAGCAGCAGTGGCTGAGCGCACGCCAAAGTTATCTGGTCGCCAAACAAAACGGCCTGACCGCCGCCGCCAATCTCTATAAAACCCTGGGAGGCGGATGGGATGAAAAAATCTCTCCGCTCACCCTCGACTACTACCCTTCGGGACGATAA
- a CDS encoding efflux RND transporter periplasmic adaptor subunit, which produces MKRLTLMTLSLAAVLAISGCERPKAAGMQPPPQGPVPVTTTQVKTGNFPAVLEATGKTEAYNTVQIYARVNGYLAKRHYDEGAYVAKGTTLFTIDPSDLKNALDSAKASYDLAVANHTNAKAVLNRIKPLAEANAASRQELDTATANERNTAAAVAAAKASLEQARLNLSYTTVKAPISGFVDKRKVDVGTYVAAGANGLLTTMYQNDPIYVNFTFSENQKIAHQNAIASGKLIPPQDGKYQIELVLADGSTLSRTGTIDFVAPFVDSTTGSILYRAVVDNGDHKLLPGQFVKVKVKGMEWKDAHYLPQKTVLTGEKGKFVYVVEANNTVSPRPVTVGAWIGENIVIQGGLRGNEKIAADALPKLKPGAEVIPNGK; this is translated from the coding sequence ATGAAACGCCTGACACTCATGACTCTATCCCTGGCCGCCGTTTTGGCCATCAGCGGGTGCGAACGCCCCAAAGCCGCTGGGATGCAGCCCCCTCCGCAAGGACCCGTTCCCGTGACCACCACCCAGGTCAAAACGGGCAATTTCCCCGCCGTTCTCGAAGCGACCGGAAAAACCGAAGCGTACAACACCGTCCAGATCTACGCCCGCGTCAACGGCTACCTCGCCAAACGCCACTATGACGAAGGCGCTTACGTCGCCAAAGGGACGACCCTCTTCACGATCGACCCCAGCGACCTCAAAAACGCTCTGGACAGCGCGAAAGCCTCCTACGATCTCGCTGTCGCGAACCATACGAACGCCAAAGCGGTGCTGAACCGGATCAAGCCTCTTGCCGAAGCCAATGCCGCCAGCCGCCAGGAACTCGACACCGCGACCGCGAACGAGCGCAACACCGCCGCGGCCGTAGCGGCTGCGAAAGCCTCTTTGGAACAGGCCCGCCTGAACCTGAGCTACACTACCGTCAAAGCCCCTATCAGCGGTTTTGTCGACAAACGCAAAGTTGACGTCGGTACCTACGTCGCGGCGGGGGCGAACGGGCTGCTGACGACGATGTACCAAAACGATCCCATCTACGTCAATTTCACCTTCAGCGAAAACCAGAAAATCGCCCACCAAAATGCCATCGCTTCGGGGAAACTGATCCCTCCCCAAGACGGCAAATACCAAATCGAACTCGTTCTCGCCGACGGCTCGACCCTCTCGCGAACGGGGACCATCGATTTCGTCGCGCCGTTTGTCGATTCGACGACGGGAAGCATTCTCTACCGGGCCGTCGTCGACAACGGCGATCATAAATTGCTCCCCGGACAGTTCGTCAAGGTCAAAGTCAAAGGGATGGAGTGGAAAGATGCCCATTACCTCCCCCAAAAAACGGTCCTGACCGGGGAAAAAGGGAAATTCGTCTACGTCGTCGAAGCCAACAACACGGTTTCTCCGCGCCCCGTCACCGTCGGTGCGTGGATCGGCGAAAACATCGTCATCCAGGGAGGCCTCCGGGGCAATGAGAAAATTGCCGCCGACGCCCTCCCCAAACTCAAACCGGGGGCGGAAGTGATTCCGAACGGTAAATAA